The genomic DNA CGGTTTCATGTACTGCAGCGCCGCCTTGGCAGAATATACGGATCCCAGTGTGTTGGTGGTGATAACGTTGGTGATGTCTTCGTAGGTTGTATCTACCAGATCGCCATTTACTATGACGCCGGCATTATTGAGCAGCACATCTATGCGCTGATGCTTGTCGTGTATTTTTTGAAAAGTTTCAGCGACTTGAGTGGCATCTTTTACATCACAAACATAATAGTCGCAGTTGTTTTCTGCCGTAGCCTTTCCAAGGCCGTCGCTTCCGCCGGTAATAACAACAGTTTTCATCATTCAATCATAACAGATTGCACAGCGTGCAACTTCTGAGTTTCACCTAACTGGTGGTAATTCGGCTGCAAAAAAAACCGAGCCCTTCGTAAGGCTCGGTTGATACTGTGCCAAAGCTGCTAGTATTCAAAGCGTGAATTGCAGGTGTCTGCCACGGCGGGGCTTGGGCTAAGAGAGCAGGTGAGGTCTATCCTGGTCCATGTGTCATTGCCTACCTGGCCGTCAACGGCTATGGTGCCTGGGTCTTGAAACTCCCGCACAGCCTCGTATGTTATCGATCCAAAGAGGCCATCGATGGCTCCTCTGTAGTAAGCTCCATACTCA from Verrucomicrobiia bacterium includes the following:
- a CDS encoding peptidoglycan-binding domain-containing protein → MECEVYRPFLYWGVANQRGCVAALQGFLHEYGAYYRGAIDGLFGSITYEAVREFQDPGTIAVDGQVGNDTWTRIDLTCSLSPSPAVADTCNSRFEY